One segment of Ricinus communis isolate WT05 ecotype wild-type chromosome 8, ASM1957865v1, whole genome shotgun sequence DNA contains the following:
- the LOC8263726 gene encoding argininosuccinate synthase, chloroplastic produces MAISSSSFNFAVHDSNRDEFLQNHNIPSIKKSPTIFKKLGAKRGELQGIAFAGTKRVILRTHQNKAIQAVLSSDREVEVSEASKSKGLRGQLNKVVLAYSGGLDTSVIVPWLRENYGCEVVCFTADVGQGLKELEGLEEKAKASGACQLVVKDLQEEFVRDYIFPCLRAGAIYERKYLLGTSMARPVIAKAMVDVAKEVGADAVAHGCTGKGNDQVRFELTFFALNPELNVVAPWREWDIKGREDAIEYAKKHNVPVPVTKKSIYSRDRNLWHLSHEGDILEDPANEPNKDMYMMSVDPEDAPNQPEYIEIGIVSGLPVSVNGKQLSSASLLSQLNEIGGRHGIGRIDMVENRLVGMKSRGVYETPGGTILFTAARELESLTLDRETMQVKDSLALKYAELVYAGRWFDPLRESMDAFMEKISEKTTGSVTLKLYKGSVLVTSRTSPYSLYRQDISSFESGKIYDQADAAGFIRLYGLPMKVRAMLENGI; encoded by the exons ATGGCAATATCATCGTCATCATTCAATTTTGCAGTTCATGACTCCAACAGAG ATGAGTTTCTACAGAATCATAATATACCCTCTATCAAGAAATCACCAACTATATTCAAAAAG TTAGGAGCAAAGAGGGGTGAGCTCCAAGGTATTGCATTTGCGGGTACTAAACGTGTTATTCTTCGAACTCATCAAAATAAAG CCATTCAAGCAGTTTTATCCAGCGATCGAGAAGTAGAAGTTTCTGAAGCTTCAAAGAGTAAAGGGCTACGCGGCCAATTAAACAAGGTTGTTTTAGCCTACAGTGGTGGCTTAGACACGTCTGTCATTGTTCCATGGTTAAG GGAGAATTATGGTTGTGAGGTTGTTTGCTTCACTGCTGATGTTGGTCAG GgattaaaagaattagaagGCTTGGAAGAAAAGGCCAAGGCAAGTGGGGCTTGTCAGTTGGTGGTGAAAGACTTACAAGAAGAATTTGTAAGAGATTACATTTTCCCTTGCCTGCGAGCTGGTGCAATATATGAAAGGAAATACTTGCTGGGAACCTCAATGGCACGTCCTGTAATTGCTAAG GCCATGGTGGATGTCGCAAAAGAGGTTGGAGCTGATGCTGTTGCTCATGGATGCACAGGGAAAGGAAATGATCAG GTTCGCTTTGAACTGACCTTCTTTGCACTAAATCCTGAACTAAATGTTGTGGCTCCTTGGCGAGAATGGGATATCAAGGGGAGAGAAGATGCCATTGAATATGCCAAGAAACATAATGTGCCTGTTCCTGTGACAAAGAAGTCTATATACAGCAGAGACAGGAACTTGTGGCACCTGAGCCATGAG GGTGACATCTTGGAAGACCCAGCTAATGAGCCAAATAAAGACATGTACATGATGAGTGTTGATCCAGAAGATGCACCTAATCAACCTGA ATATATAGAAATTGGGATAGTATCAGGCCTCCCTGTTTCAGTTAATGGGAAGCAGCTTTCCTCAGCTTCTCTTCTTTCTCAGCTTAATGAGATTGGTGGAAGGCATGGTATTGGCCGTATTGACATGGTTGAAAATCGACTTGTTGGTATGAAAAGCCGTGGAGTCTATGAAACTCCTGGAGGAACCATTCTCTTCACCGCTGCACGTGAACTGGAGTCATTAACACTAGATAGAGAAACGATGCAAGTTAAAGATTCGCTTGCCCTCAAGTATGCTGAGCTAGTGTATGCAGGTAGGTGGTTTGACCCATTGCGCGAATCCATGGATGCATTCATGGAGAAGATCTCAGAGAAAACAACTGGTTCTGTGACTCTTAAGTTGTACAAGGGTTCTGTCTTGGTAACTAGTCGGACAAGTCCATATAGCCTGTACAGGCAAGATATCTCGTCCTTTGAGAGTGGGAAGATATATGATCAGGCTGATGCAGCTGGCTTCATCCGGCTTTATGGTCTTCCAATGAAGGTTAGGGCAATGCTTGAGAACGGAATCTGA